The following proteins come from a genomic window of Actinomarinicola tropica:
- a CDS encoding vWA domain-containing protein, which yields MTTTWWRRVAALLVVVAVVLAACGGDGGDDEATDGTGRGWVDGEPDWESAADGAYAVAAEDSAGGGDAASVESLAGDDIARPGDLGPLRAGSVDDNADLDGFVAYLDRIAGLGIQVRPHDPRGRILVEVTGANGLPVAGAEVVVRAGGSEVGRLRTTADGTVRVHPVNLGLGPDATVEVATDGSEPTTSAAGSTVALTVDRDGGAEGPVPLDVVFLLDATGSMGDEIDRLRTTIDSVSERIAALESRPDVRFGMTLYRDEGDAFVTSTFDLTSDLAAFRAALAEVQAGGGGDYPEALDEGLADALSAHSWRDPAEAVQLVFLVADAPPQVGRDVPVPYDASIRDATGRGIKIFPVASSESDDQAEAVFRQLAQATGARFVFLSYGAGGAATGGSTDIASTDYEELALDELVVRLVSEELDALTGAATPVPTTTPPTTAPPQGQ from the coding sequence ATGACGACGACGTGGTGGCGACGGGTGGCGGCTCTCCTGGTGGTCGTGGCGGTGGTGCTCGCCGCGTGCGGCGGGGACGGGGGCGACGACGAGGCGACCGACGGGACCGGCCGCGGCTGGGTCGACGGGGAGCCCGACTGGGAGAGCGCGGCGGACGGGGCCTACGCCGTTGCTGCCGAGGACTCGGCCGGGGGCGGGGACGCCGCCAGTGTCGAGTCGCTCGCCGGCGACGACATCGCCCGGCCCGGGGACCTCGGGCCGCTGCGGGCCGGGAGCGTCGACGACAACGCCGACCTCGACGGGTTCGTCGCCTACCTCGACCGGATCGCCGGTCTGGGGATCCAGGTGCGGCCGCACGACCCGAGGGGCCGGATCCTTGTCGAGGTCACCGGTGCGAACGGCCTCCCCGTCGCCGGGGCCGAGGTGGTGGTCCGCGCCGGGGGCAGCGAGGTCGGCCGCCTCCGCACGACCGCGGACGGCACGGTGCGCGTGCACCCGGTGAACCTGGGGCTCGGCCCCGATGCCACCGTCGAGGTGGCGACCGACGGCAGCGAGCCGACGACCTCCGCCGCAGGGTCGACCGTCGCTCTCACCGTCGACCGCGACGGTGGTGCCGAGGGGCCCGTCCCGCTCGACGTCGTGTTCCTCCTCGACGCGACGGGGTCGATGGGTGACGAGATCGACCGCCTCCGCACGACGATCGACTCGGTGTCCGAGCGCATCGCCGCCCTGGAGTCCCGGCCGGACGTGCGGTTCGGGATGACCCTCTACCGCGACGAGGGCGACGCCTTCGTCACCAGCACCTTCGACCTCACGTCGGACCTCGCGGCCTTCCGGGCTGCGCTGGCCGAGGTGCAGGCCGGCGGTGGCGGCGACTACCCGGAGGCGCTCGACGAGGGGTTGGCCGACGCGCTGTCGGCGCACTCGTGGCGGGACCCCGCCGAGGCCGTCCAGCTGGTGTTCCTCGTCGCCGACGCCCCGCCCCAGGTCGGACGGGACGTGCCGGTGCCGTACGACGCCAGCATTCGCGACGCCACCGGTCGGGGCATCAAGATCTTCCCGGTGGCCTCGTCGGAGAGCGACGACCAGGCCGAGGCGGTGTTCCGCCAGCTCGCGCAGGCGACGGGCGCTCGGTTCGTCTTCCTGTCCTACGGGGCGGGCGGGGCGGCGACCGGTGGGAGCACCGACATCGCGAGCACCGACTACGAGGAGCTCGCCCTCGACGAGCTGGTCGTCCGGCTCGTGTCGGAGGAGCTCGACGCCCTCACCGGTGCGGCGACGCCGGTGCCGACGACCACGCCACCCACGACGGCGCCGCCCCAGGGCCAGTAG
- a CDS encoding YybH family protein — MDAHSEAEARDEIGRLVDQLNEQQFDVEEFLALHTDDVIIVNFGGRRVTGKDALREAMSAALGSSLAKVTTTVEVHDVHFVRPDVALVNATKYVSDERDGDEAFASTGSSTYVVTRDERSGWRVALAQTTPVAGA, encoded by the coding sequence ATGGATGCCCACAGCGAGGCAGAGGCGCGTGACGAGATCGGGCGGCTCGTCGACCAGCTCAACGAGCAGCAGTTCGACGTCGAGGAGTTCCTCGCCCTCCACACCGACGACGTGATCATCGTGAACTTCGGTGGCCGGCGCGTCACCGGCAAGGACGCGCTGCGTGAGGCGATGAGCGCCGCGCTGGGTTCGTCGCTGGCCAAGGTCACGACGACGGTCGAGGTCCACGACGTCCACTTCGTGCGCCCGGACGTGGCGCTCGTCAACGCGACCAAGTACGTGTCCGACGAGCGGGACGGCGACGAGGCCTTCGCGTCGACCGGCAGCTCGACCTACGTCGTCACTCGCGACGAGCGCTCCGGCTGGCGGGTGGCGCTGGCGCAGACGACACCCGTCGCGGGCGCCTGA
- the era gene encoding GTPase Era has protein sequence MRSGFVTIVGRPNVGKSTLLNRILGQKVTIVSDKPQTTRNEVRGVLNRPDVQIVFVDTPGIHKPRTLLGERLNETAEGAIGDVDAVCLVIDATAPLGPGDKWVAARCPSDAVVVVNKVDVASPEQVIDQLARASELDFSEYFPVSATTGDGVDALVAHLIERMPEGPQYYPDDMVTDVPEAFWVAELVREQLLAVTREELPHSIATRVTEWEWPRIRVEILVERDSQKGIVIGKKGSVLKEVGTRVREQLPPGAFIELFVKVDKDWQRRPKALERLGY, from the coding sequence GTGAGGTCCGGCTTCGTCACCATCGTGGGGCGCCCCAACGTGGGGAAGTCCACGCTGCTCAACCGCATCCTCGGGCAGAAGGTCACGATCGTGTCCGACAAGCCGCAGACGACCCGCAACGAGGTCCGGGGCGTGCTCAACCGCCCGGACGTGCAGATCGTGTTCGTCGACACGCCCGGCATCCACAAGCCCCGCACGCTCCTCGGCGAGCGGCTGAACGAGACGGCCGAGGGGGCGATCGGCGACGTCGACGCGGTGTGCCTGGTGATCGACGCCACCGCGCCGCTCGGCCCGGGCGACAAGTGGGTGGCGGCTCGCTGCCCGTCGGACGCGGTCGTGGTCGTGAACAAGGTCGACGTGGCGTCGCCGGAGCAGGTGATCGATCAGCTGGCCCGGGCGTCCGAGCTCGACTTCAGCGAGTACTTCCCGGTGTCGGCCACCACCGGCGACGGCGTCGACGCCCTGGTCGCCCATCTGATCGAGCGCATGCCCGAGGGCCCGCAGTACTACCCCGACGACATGGTCACCGACGTGCCCGAGGCGTTCTGGGTCGCCGAGCTGGTGAGGGAGCAGTTGCTGGCCGTCACCCGCGAGGAGCTGCCGCACTCGATCGCCACCCGGGTCACCGAGTGGGAGTGGCCCCGCATCCGAGTCGAGATCCTCGTCGAGCGCGACTCCCAGAAGGGGATCGTGATCGGGAAGAAGGGGTCGGTGCTGAAGGAGGTCGGCACGCGGGTGCGCGAGCAGCTGCCGCCCGGCGCGTTCATCGAGCTGTTCGTGAAGGTCGACAAGGACTGGCAGCGTCGCCCGAAGGCGCTCGAGCGGCTCGGGTACTGA
- a CDS encoding IS256 family transposase, with protein sequence MTHDDDARVADLLARLGDGDSKELFRRLLEAGMQELIDAELTAAIGAGPHERTDSRTNQRNGSRSRLLSTPAGDVELRIPKVRVGSFFPSLLEPRRRVDKALWGVIMTAYTTGTSTRKVDDLVQALGCESGVSKSTVSRICAGIDEEVAVFRTRRLDHVEFPYLYLDATYIKARINHRIISRAVVVATGVTANGDREVLGVDVGDSEDEVFWTAFLRGLKDRGLSGVRLVISDAHAGLKASIPRVLAGASWQRCKVHLMRNILGTVPSASKDMVAATVRTIFAQPSAEGCRAQLHEVVGVLEGQFPKAAAILEGAEADVLAHTAFPRAHWRKIASTNPLERINKEIKRRSNVVGIFPDDASVIRLVGAVLLDQHDDWAISERRYLSEESMAAIDPDPTEVTTTNPALPAA encoded by the coding sequence ATGACCCATGACGATGATGCCCGAGTTGCTGACCTGCTGGCGCGTCTGGGCGATGGTGACAGCAAGGAGCTGTTCCGCCGGCTGCTCGAGGCGGGGATGCAGGAGTTGATCGACGCCGAGCTCACCGCCGCGATCGGTGCCGGCCCCCACGAGCGAACCGACAGCCGCACCAACCAGCGCAACGGCTCTCGGAGCCGACTGCTGTCCACGCCGGCGGGTGATGTGGAGCTGCGGATCCCCAAGGTGCGGGTCGGGTCGTTCTTCCCGTCGCTGCTCGAGCCGCGCCGGCGGGTCGACAAGGCGCTGTGGGGTGTGATCATGACCGCCTACACCACCGGCACCTCGACCCGGAAGGTCGACGATCTGGTCCAGGCGCTGGGGTGTGAGTCGGGGGTGTCGAAGTCGACGGTGTCGCGGATCTGCGCGGGGATCGACGAAGAGGTCGCCGTGTTCCGCACCCGACGCCTGGACCACGTCGAGTTCCCCTACCTGTACCTCGACGCCACCTACATCAAGGCCCGCATCAACCACCGGATCATCTCCCGGGCCGTCGTGGTCGCCACCGGTGTCACCGCCAATGGTGACCGCGAGGTCCTCGGTGTCGACGTCGGCGACAGCGAAGACGAGGTGTTCTGGACCGCGTTCCTCCGCGGCCTCAAGGACCGAGGCCTCAGCGGAGTGCGCCTCGTCATCTCCGACGCCCACGCCGGGCTGAAGGCGTCGATCCCACGAGTGCTCGCCGGCGCGTCCTGGCAGCGCTGCAAGGTGCATCTGATGCGCAACATCTTGGGCACCGTGCCCTCCGCGTCCAAAGACATGGTCGCCGCGACGGTCCGCACGATCTTCGCCCAGCCCTCCGCCGAGGGGTGCCGGGCCCAGCTGCATGAGGTCGTCGGGGTCCTCGAGGGTCAGTTCCCCAAGGCCGCCGCGATCTTGGAGGGCGCCGAAGCGGACGTGTTGGCCCACACCGCGTTCCCCCGGGCGCATTGGCGCAAGATCGCCTCCACGAACCCGCTCGAGCGGATCAACAAGGAGATCAAGCGCCGCAGCAACGTCGTCGGGATCTTCCCCGACGACGCCTCGGTCATCCGCCTCGTCGGCGCCGTCCTGCTCGACCAACACGACGACTGGGCCATCTCCGAACGCCGCTACCTCTCCGAAGAGAGCATGGCCGCCATCGATCCCGACCCCACGGAGGTGACCACGACGAACCCTGCGCTGCCAGCCGCGTAA
- a CDS encoding hemolysin family protein, whose translation MTDGALLGIVAVVVLVGSASVLAMAETSLTHLGRARARALEEEGAKGATMLSRLLDNREQYLNPVLLLVLVCHLAAATIVAVLVDHRWGLQGVLIALAIEIVVVFVIAEAAPKTWALQSPNRSAVVAAPVVRALAGFPPLRWITGGLVVIARFLIPGRTRAQGPAVSEEELLAFAGVAAEADVIDEDEQELIESIIEFGDTVVREVMVPRPDMITVSADFRIADVMEIVVMNGYSRIPAYGENLDDVVGVAYAKDLMRADLDERADEPVRTVLREAHFVPESKKVASLLREMQSEQFHIAIVVDEYGAAAGLVTLEDLIEELVGEIVDEFDVEDPMIEPLPGGAVRVNARLPLDELNELLHAELPLGDWDTVGGLVFDLLGHVPVEGETVEVEGYRLRAEKVQGRRIGRVRVERAPVPQPADAE comes from the coding sequence GTGACCGATGGTGCGCTGCTCGGCATCGTGGCCGTCGTCGTCCTCGTGGGTTCGGCCTCGGTGCTCGCGATGGCGGAGACGAGCCTCACCCACCTCGGTCGGGCCCGCGCCCGTGCCCTCGAGGAGGAGGGCGCCAAGGGCGCCACTATGCTCAGCCGGCTCCTCGACAACCGCGAGCAGTACCTCAACCCCGTCCTGCTGCTCGTGCTCGTCTGCCACCTGGCGGCGGCCACGATCGTCGCCGTCCTCGTCGACCACCGGTGGGGGCTCCAGGGCGTCCTCATCGCCCTGGCCATCGAGATCGTCGTCGTGTTCGTCATCGCCGAGGCCGCACCGAAGACGTGGGCGCTCCAGTCGCCCAACCGGTCGGCCGTCGTCGCCGCGCCGGTCGTGCGGGCCCTCGCCGGATTCCCCCCGCTGCGTTGGATCACCGGCGGGCTCGTCGTCATCGCCCGGTTCCTCATCCCCGGGCGCACCCGCGCCCAGGGTCCGGCCGTGTCGGAGGAGGAGCTGCTCGCCTTCGCCGGCGTGGCCGCCGAGGCCGACGTCATCGACGAGGACGAGCAGGAGCTCATCGAGTCGATCATCGAGTTCGGCGACACGGTGGTGCGCGAGGTCATGGTCCCGCGCCCCGACATGATCACTGTCTCGGCCGACTTCCGCATCGCCGACGTCATGGAGATCGTGGTGATGAACGGCTACAGCCGCATCCCCGCCTACGGCGAGAACCTCGACGACGTCGTCGGCGTCGCCTACGCCAAGGACCTCATGCGCGCCGACCTCGACGAGCGGGCCGACGAGCCCGTCCGCACGGTGCTGCGTGAGGCCCACTTCGTCCCCGAGTCGAAGAAGGTGGCGTCGCTGCTGCGGGAGATGCAGAGCGAGCAGTTCCACATCGCGATCGTCGTCGACGAGTACGGCGCGGCCGCGGGCCTCGTCACCCTCGAGGACCTCATCGAGGAGCTGGTCGGCGAGATCGTCGACGAGTTCGACGTCGAGGACCCGATGATCGAGCCGCTGCCGGGCGGGGCGGTGCGGGTGAACGCCCGGCTCCCGCTCGACGAGCTCAACGAGCTGCTCCACGCCGAGCTGCCGCTCGGGGACTGGGACACGGTCGGTGGCCTGGTCTTCGACCTGCTCGGCCACGTGCCGGTCGAGGGCGAGACGGTCGAGGTCGAGGGCTACCGGTTGCGGGCCGAGAAGGTGCAGGGCCGCCGCATCGGGCGGGTGCGCGTCGAGCGAGCCCCCGTGCCCCAGCCCGCCGACGCCGAGTAG
- the ybeY gene encoding rRNA maturation RNase YbeY: MSEPPSSEPSSTGRPPGSDVDVVVTDEQSDHVLDLDRWARLAAHALASRGVTRGELSLTFVDEEAITGLNADHMGEDGPTDVLSFPLDADALDAEPPTPGSLASQLPTLLGDVVICPAVAARNAADHAAGAAEPHPGHPTHDGSLDAELALLVVHGVLHVLGHDHAEPDETAAMQAAEREILAAVAAGEVAS, from the coding sequence GTGAGCGAGCCCCCGAGTAGCGAGCCGTCGAGTACCGGGCGCCCACCGGGCTCCGACGTCGACGTGGTGGTCACCGACGAGCAGTCGGACCACGTCCTCGACCTCGACCGGTGGGCGCGACTCGCGGCCCACGCGCTCGCCTCCCGCGGCGTCACCCGCGGCGAGCTGTCGCTCACGTTCGTCGACGAAGAGGCGATCACCGGGCTCAACGCCGACCACATGGGCGAGGACGGCCCGACCGACGTCCTGTCGTTCCCGCTCGACGCCGACGCGCTCGACGCTGAGCCTCCGACGCCCGGCTCGCTCGCCTCCCAGCTGCCCACCCTCCTCGGCGACGTGGTCATCTGCCCCGCCGTGGCGGCCCGCAACGCCGCCGACCACGCGGCCGGTGCCGCCGAACCGCACCCCGGGCACCCCACCCACGACGGGTCGCTCGACGCAGAGCTCGCGCTGCTCGTCGTCCACGGGGTCCTCCACGTGCTCGGCCACGACCACGCCGAGCCCGACGAGACCGCGGCCATGCAGGCGGCCGAGCGCGAGATCCTCGCCGCCGTCGCCGCCGGGGAGGTGGCGTCGTGA
- a CDS encoding PhoH family protein: MSASTPDHQVKISVPGNHLMPGLLGEHDELLRLVESAFPASAIHVRGNEITAIGPGADEIGRVFEELVLLLESGQALESGNVRRTIDMVHADERPSEVFATEVVRTARGRSIRPKSSGQKRYVDAIRDNVITFGIGPAGTGKSWLAVAAAVHALQNKQVERIILTRPAVEAGERLGFLPGDLMAKVDPYLRPLYDALYDMVDAEGAQKLLDRATVEVAPLAFMRGRTLNHSFIILDEAQNTTPEQMKMFLTRIGFGSKAVITGDTTQVDVQGGRSGLHGLERVLSGIEGLDWVNLDSRDVVRHRIVQDIVDAYERAGTDRPPQTRS, from the coding sequence ATGAGCGCATCCACCCCCGACCACCAGGTGAAGATCAGCGTCCCGGGCAACCACCTCATGCCCGGGCTCCTCGGCGAGCACGACGAGCTGCTCCGCCTCGTCGAGAGCGCGTTCCCCGCGTCGGCCATCCACGTGCGGGGCAACGAGATCACCGCCATCGGCCCCGGCGCCGACGAGATCGGCCGGGTGTTCGAGGAGCTCGTCCTCCTGCTCGAATCGGGCCAGGCCCTCGAGTCCGGGAACGTGCGCCGCACCATCGACATGGTCCACGCCGACGAGCGCCCGTCGGAGGTCTTCGCCACCGAGGTCGTCCGCACCGCCCGGGGTCGCTCCATCCGCCCCAAGTCGAGCGGGCAGAAGCGCTACGTCGACGCCATCCGCGACAACGTCATCACCTTCGGCATCGGCCCCGCCGGCACCGGCAAGAGCTGGCTCGCCGTCGCCGCCGCCGTGCACGCGCTGCAGAACAAGCAGGTCGAGCGCATCATCCTCACCCGACCCGCGGTCGAGGCGGGGGAGCGGCTCGGCTTCCTCCCCGGCGACCTCATGGCCAAGGTCGACCCCTACCTGCGGCCCCTCTACGACGCCCTCTACGACATGGTCGACGCCGAGGGCGCACAGAAGTTGCTCGACCGGGCCACCGTCGAGGTCGCGCCGCTCGCGTTCATGCGCGGCCGCACGCTGAACCACAGCTTCATCATCCTCGACGAGGCGCAGAACACCACGCCCGAGCAGATGAAGATGTTCCTCACCCGCATCGGGTTCGGGTCGAAGGCCGTCATCACCGGCGACACCACCCAGGTCGACGTGCAGGGCGGCCGCTCCGGCCTCCACGGCCTCGAGCGGGTGCTGTCGGGCATCGAGGGCCTCGACTGGGTCAACCTCGACAGCCGCGACGTCGTCCGCCACCGCATCGTGCAGGACATCGTCGACGCCTACGAGCGCGCCGGCACCGACCGACCGCCCCAGACCAGGAGCTGA